CGACCACGAGATAATCGACCGCTCCGCGAAGCAGATCGTGGAGACGGCCAAGCGGACGGGAGCTTCCATCTCGGGGCCGGTTCCCCTGCCCACCGAGAAGCACGTGTACTGCGTGATCCGCTCCCCGCACGTGAACAAGGATTCGCGGGAGCACTTCGAGATGCGGGTCCACAAGAGGCTTATAGATATACTGGACCCCACGCCGAAGACGGTGGACTCGCTGATGCGCATGGATCTTCCGGCGGGAGTGGATATCGAGATCAAGCTGTGACTCGTAGCGCGGTGGAGGCTGGAGGGCGCGGGAGCCGTCTTCGCGCCGTGGAGAGGTGGGAAAGTTGAAGGGAATCATCGGAAGAAAGATAGCCATGACGCAGATCTTCGCCGAGGACGGGAGGATCATCCCGGTCACGGTGGTGGAGGCCGGTCCCTGCACGGTTGTCCAGGTGAAGACGGTGGAGAAGGAGGGCTACAACGCCGTGCAGCTGGGATTCGGCCCGGTGCGCGAGAAGAAGGTGAACAAGCCGCTGCGCGGCCACTTCGAGAGCAAGGGCCTGGAGCCCCACCGGCACCTGGCGGAGATCCGGGTGGACGACCCCTCCGCCTACCAGGTGGGCCAGAAGGTCACCGTGGAGTCCTTCGCCAAGGGAGAGAGGGTGGACGTCACCGGAAAGTCCAAGGGCAAGGGCTTCGCAGGAGTGGTCAAGCGGCACGGCTTCGGCGGGGGACCGGCTTCCCACGGGGCCCATTTCCACCGCGCCCCGGGTTCCATCGGAGCCTGCGCCACGCCCTCCCGGGTGTTCCGGGGATCCCGCATGCCCGGCCGGATGGGGGGCGAGAGGGTCACCGCCCTCAACCTGGAGGTCGTGGACGTGAAGCCGGA
The sequence above is drawn from the Actinomycetota bacterium genome and encodes:
- the rpsJ gene encoding 30S ribosomal protein S10 yields the protein MAKPRQKIRIRLKAYDHEIIDRSAKQIVETAKRTGASISGPVPLPTEKHVYCVIRSPHVNKDSREHFEMRVHKRLIDILDPTPKTVDSLMRMDLPAGVDIEIKL
- the rplC gene encoding 50S ribosomal protein L3, which encodes MKGIIGRKIAMTQIFAEDGRIIPVTVVEAGPCTVVQVKTVEKEGYNAVQLGFGPVREKKVNKPLRGHFESKGLEPHRHLAEIRVDDPSAYQVGQKVTVESFAKGERVDVTGKSKGKGFAGVVKRHGFGGGPASHGAHFHRAPGSIGACATPSRVFRGSRMPGRMGGERVTALNLEVVDVKPERNLLLLKGSVPGPRGGLLVIRESVKGRRKRSRKAHVLT